The Podospora pseudocomata strain CBS 415.72m chromosome 1 map unlocalized CBS415.72m_1, whole genome shotgun sequence genome has a segment encoding these proteins:
- the PAN3 gene encoding PAB-dependent poly(A)-specific ribonuclease subunit 3 (COG:A; BUSCO:EOG09261Q5L; EggNog:ENOG503NWS9), which produces MAASRYNSNDLRRQVGSPRSKGRDTKDTLCRNVVIYGHCRYMDTTCNFNHDQNKPASGPSDFLSKKSFNADSPSFTPSGQNLGQAKKTTLSSQAANAAPFTPRGVTASTQQNADLTMFNPAGAREFTPSGNTQNYELGNSNMGNGAAQDNGVFSDPFAMNSMAPALANNAPFNPYAGDPSAVSGAGAGFYSSGGAYASVPMQQPNYHLYQPYDAYRGELQPWQRSTYDYFIPAAMREEIQKKMFATQHTMPGLPKLENYHSLFSLDTSHRKNTACFGYHSWVYKAQKVTTGLHYVLRRLEGYRLSNDQSVMSVMRDWKNVRHENIVSFHETFTSQNFGDSSLIFVYDWHPLAKTLAEQHFSSPLGNNRQRYPAVPEGILWSYVCQIASALYYLHNKNLAARCLDLSKILVTEKSRIRLGSCAILDVVQYDHNRPIQELQGEDLVKFGKVILCLATGMPPNLLQSSNTKAALDSLVKYSRSLRDALQFLLSPVAPNGQPHTIAHFLTMIAPQLAQQANNTLRENDEQQYWLAREIENGRIARNVMKLSAILERGDLGSQSNWSEVGDRFQLKLFRDYVFHRVDASGKPDLGLGHMLSCMSKLDAGVDEQIMLTSRDNETVFVITYRELRGMFERAFNELMKFSKSPGL; this is translated from the exons ATGGCCGCTTCACGGTACAACTCCAACGACCTGCGGCGGCAGGTCGGCTCGCCGAGATCTAAAGGACGAG ATACCAAGGACACCCTTTGCCGCAACGTTGTGATATACGGGCACTGCCGATACATGGACACGACCTGTAATTTTAACCACGACCAAAACAAGCCAGCTTCTGGCCCTTCCGATTT TCTTTCCAAGAAATCTTTCAATGCCGATTCACCTTCCTTCACGCCCTCGGGCCAAAATCTGGGGCAAGCCAAGAAGACCACCCTTTCTTCTCAAGCAGCGAATGCTGCGCCCTTCACCCCTCGCGGTGTCACCG CGAGCACGCAGCAGAATGCTGATTTGACCATGTTCAACCCAGCTGGTGCGCGAGAGTTCACTCCGTCAGGCAACACACAGAACTATGAACTAGGAAACAGC AATATGGGGAATGGCGCAGCCCAAGACAATGGCGTTTTCAGCGATCCGTTTGCCATGAACTCAATGGCTCCTGCCCTTGCGAACAATGCACCTTTCAATCCCTACGCGGGTGATCCCAGCGCGGTCTCGGGTGCTGGGGCGGGCTTCTATTCTTCAGGGGGCGCGTATGCCTCTGTTCCCATGCAACAACCAAACTATCATCTGTATCAGCCGTACGATGCCTATCGAGGAGAGCTGCAACCTTGGCAGCGGTCCACCTATGACTATTTCATCCCAGCTGCCATGCGAGAGGAAATACAAAAGAAGATGTTTGCTACACAGCATACAATGCCGG GCCTGCCCAAGCTCGAGAACTACCACTCTCTGTTCTCACTAGACACCAGCCACAGGAAAAACACTGCCTGTTTTGGCTACCACAGTTGGGTGTACAAGGCTCAAAAAGTGACGACTGGGCTGCACTACGTCCTCAGACGCTTGGAAGGGTACCGCTTGTCAAATGATCAATCGGTTATGAGTGTGATGAGGGACTGGAAAAATGTCAGACATGAGAATATTGTGTCGTTTCACGAAACCTTTACTAGCCAAAACTTTGGCGACAGCTCCCTCATCTTTGTGTACGACTGGCATCCTCTTGCCAAGACGTTGGCCGAACAACACTTCTCTTCGCCCCTGGGGAACAACCGACAAAGATATCCCGCTGTGCCGGAAGGCATACTCTGGAGCTACGTTTGTCAGATCGCAAGCGCTCTCTATTACCTACACAACAAAAATCTTGCAGCACGGTGTCTGGACCTCAGCAAGATTCTCGTGACGGAGAAAAGCCGGATTCGACTGGGGTCATGTGCCATCTTGGATGTGGTGCAATATGACCACAACCGTCCGATTCAGGAGCTGCAGGGGGAGGATCTGGTCAAATTTGGCAAAGTCATTCTGTGTCTGGCCACGGGCATGCCTCCAAACTTGCTGCAGTCCAGCAATACGAAGGCAGCCCTCGACTCGCTGGTCAAATACTCGCGCTCCTTGAGGGACGCTCTGCAGTTCCTTCTATCACCAGTCGCGCCGAACGGCCAGCCACACACCATTGCACACTTTCTCACCATGATTGCGCCGCAGCTTGCTCAGCAGGCAAACAACACGCTCCGAGAAAACGACGAGCAGCAGTACTGGCTCGCTCGCGAGATTGAGAACGGCAGGATCGCACGCAATGTGATGAAGCTATCAGCCATACTGGAACGTGGCGATTTGGGCAGCCAGTCCAACTGGTCAGAGGTGGGGGATCGCTTTCAGTTGAAGCTCTTCCGCGACTATGTTTTCCACCGTGTGGATGCCAGTGGCAAGCCCGATCTTGGTCTGGGCCACATGCTGAGTTGCATGAGCAAGCTCGACGCTGGTGTGGATGAGCAAATCATGTTGACGAGTCGCGACAACGAAACGGTTTTTGTCATTACATACCGAGAACTCAGGGGCATGTTTGAGCGCGCGTTTAATGAGCTCATGAAGTTCAGCAAGTCGCCTGGGCTTTAA
- the lsm7 gene encoding U6 snRNP-associated protein Lsm7 (EggNog:ENOG503P56M; COG:A), giving the protein MSERPYQPRGGHRGGSGGGRGGPHRGGGNRGGGRGGHQNQQGHQHQGGSGEQTERPKKENILDLKKYMDKRITVKFNGGREVTGTLKGYDALMNLVLDEVQEAVRDDEGNETTRSLGLVVVRGTLLVVISPVDGSEVIANPFLQQEEMED; this is encoded by the exons ATGAGCGAAAGACCCTACCAGCCCCGAGGCGGTCacagaggaggaagcggaggaggcAGGGGAGGTCCTCATCGCGGCGGCGGTAATCGGGGCGGCGGTCGCGGGGGTCACCAGAACCAGCAgggacaccaacaccaaggcgGGTCCGGGGAGCAGACGGAGCGTCCCAAGAAGGAGAATATTCTTGACCTGAAGAAGTACATGGACAAGAGGATTACGGTCAAGTTTAATGGCGGACGGGAGG TGACGGGTACGCTAAAGGGGTATGATGCGTTGATGAATTTGGTGCTGGATGAGGTTCAGGAGGCGGTCAGAG ATGACGAAGGCAACGAAACTACGCGATCGCTTGGTCTCGTGGTGGTACGCGGCACCCTTCTGGTTGTTATTTCTCCCGTGGACGGCAGCGAGGTGATAGCCAACCCGTTCttgcagcaggaggagatggaggattgA
- the ucp10 gene encoding UBX domain-containing protein 10 (EggNog:ENOG503NUGG; BUSCO:EOG09262E4T; COG:T) — protein sequence MADGVEFDLGQLSSQQQEALQQYTDVTGQEIKDAVPLLERSQWNVQIAIAKFFDGDGPDLVAEAQAAQDNPPPAAARYENLHESFLDADDDRPRRTRSPRTEAAPRVVPQQPVSIRPRGLLSILLTPFSTTWSLTRGVLVVFGRIISFFFAFLPASFRPRYLGTTIRGLGQAHGRTATLPQEAARRFRREFEEAYGTHGLMFFEGGHAQALDTAKRDLKFFLMVLISPEHDDTDSFIRNTLLSPDVVSYISDPSNNIILWGGNVADPEAHQVANEYSCLKYPFSCLVCLTPKEGSTKMGIVKRLVGPMTPAAYLSGLQDAITKYSPDLNGVRAERAAQEHARNLRNEQDSAYERSLARDRERARQKREAEAAAAAAEKRALEEAERAARQEELRRQWRIWRATTVAPEPDTKDAVRLALNMPASAGGGRVIRRFASDTTLEELYAFVECYGLLQEGPLNEKAAEPEGYEHKYGFQVASVLPRETFHPSKTITIGQKMGRGGSLVVEDLIDEDEEE from the exons ATGGCGGACGGTGTTGAATTTGATCTGGGCCAGCtctcctcccagcagcaggaggctCTTCAGCAATACACCGATGTCACAGGCCAAGAAATCAAGGATGCGGTGCCCTTGTTGGAGAGGTCGCAGTGGAATGTCCAA ATAGCTATCGCCAAATTCTTTGACGGTGACGGGCCCGACCTGGTTGCTGAGGCCCAGGCTGCACAGGATAATCCTCCGCCAGCCGCGGCAAGATATGAGAACTTACACGAGAGCTTCCTGGATGCCGACGATGATAGGCCGAGACGAACGAGGTCCCCAAGAACAGAAGCTGCCCCACGAGTGGTGCCGCAGCAGCCGGTTAGCATCCGGCCCCGAGGACTACTGTCGATTCTTTTGACGCCATTTTCAACCACATGGAGCTTGACGAGAGGTGTattggttgtttttggcCGGATCATCTCGTTCTTCTTCGCATTCCTACCTGCCTCGTTCCGGCCACGATACCTGGGTACGACCATCAGGGGTCTGGGCCAGGCTCATGGACGGACTGCGACACTGCCACAGGAGGCAGCCAGGAGGTTTCGGcgcgagtttgaggaggcaTACGGCACTCACGGCCTCATGTTCTTCGAGGGAGGCCATGCCCAAGCTCTGGACACGGCAAAGAGGGACCTCAAGTTTTTcctgatggtgttgatatcgCCCGAGCATGACGACACCGACTCCTTTATTCGAAACACACTCCTCAGCCCCGATGTTGTCAGCTACATCTCGGATccctccaacaacatcatccttTGGGGAGGAAACGTGGCCGACCCCGAAGCCCATCAGGTGGCCAACGAGTATTCCTGTCTCAAGTACCCCTTTTCGTGCTTGGTATGCCTCACCCCCAAGGAGGGCAGCACAAAGATGGGGATTGTCAAGCGTCTGGTCGGACCCATGACGCCAGCCGCTTACCTTTCTGGGCTCCAGGATGCGATTACGAAGTACTCCCCCGATCTTAACGGCGTGCGGGCTGAGAGGGCGGCCCAGGAACATGCCCGGAATCTGAGGAATGAGCAGGACTCTGCATACGAGAGGTCGCTGGCCCGTGACCGCGAGCGAGCCCGACAAAAGCGCGAGGCTgaggcggcagcggcagcggctgAGAAGCGTGCTCTGGAAGAAGCCGAAAGGGCAGCCCGACAGGAGGAGCTACGGAGGCAGTGGAGAATTTGGCGGGCCACGACCGTTGCGCCGGAGCCGGACACGAAGGATGCTGTCAGGTTGGCTCTCAACATGCCGGCTTCCGCTGGTGGCGGGCGGGTCATCCGCAGATTTGCCAGCGACACCACATTGGAGGAACTTTATGCGTTTGTGGAGTGTTATGGCCTTCTACAAGAAGGACCTCTGAATGAGAAGGCGGCTGAGCCAGAGGGGTACGAGCACAAGTATGGCTTCCAAGTCGCATCGGTGCTACCACGGGAGACCTTCCACCCCAGTAAGACAATCACGATTGGGCAAAAGATGGGCCGGGGCGGAAGTCTTGTGGTTGAAGATTTAAtagacgaggatgaagaagagtag